The window TTCTATGCGTTTTGTTCTCTTGTTCCAAAAGATCGGAAACAGAGGGAACAAATGGTTCCGATTTCAAAAAGCCTGATAGTGCAAACATCAATGGGATGTATTTTTTTCATATGACGGGGGATGCTAATTTAGCCGCAATTGGCTGGGATCCTTCCAATTTCACGGACTGGCCCGATCGTGTAAAATTCTTAGGAAAAAATTTCGTAAGTGATGCAGGAGTGGGTACGTTTGGTTGCATGAAATTTGATCTGAACACAAATCTCATCAAGATATACCTTCCCATTGAAAAAGAAACATTTACATATCCGTTCAGAAGTCAATTAGAAATCAATCAGTACAAACCCAATGAAGTTTTACAAAAGATTTCAATGCAAACACCTTCCCAGGAAATTCAATTCATCGTCGATGTTCAGAATCAAATTTCGTTTCCCTTTGGAAGGATTTGGCGAAAAAAGAAATACAACGGGAAAGAATTAAAATCGGTAGAAGACTGCAAAGATTTCCCGATCAAAATTTTAGATACTTGTTTAGTGCAAAGGCAGAAAGGAGAGTATTTTATTTCCGAGAAAAATGGATCTGATATTCGAAAAGAACTAACACAAGAGAGTGAGATCATTGCCCATCTTCCTTTGAATGCAAAAGTAAAAACCGAAGAATTCAAAACGAACTGGAATCAAACCGAAGTTTCTTGGAAGAAAATAAAATTTGATGGAGGTGAAGGATACATCGATTCGATCCATCTTGAAAAAAATCCTAACCATTGTTATCCTCCCAATATGACAGCAAAACGTATATTAATAGAAATAGCGGAGTGGGGAGGAGGGTACTTCGAATCCAATCGAATCATTCATGTCAATGTAGATGAGAAAGGATCCTTACATTTTGATATCTCGCCGATCGAATGGGAAGACCAAAGTAAGATCGAAAAGTTTGTATTCGGAAAAGATTCTTTAGTATTAACAGTCCATGAAGTTCGGGTATTTGAGGGAGAAGTGACGAGTGACTATTATTTTACAACAGAAATTCCCTATTCCCGTTTTCATCTATTGACACCTTGGAATCGAATCGTCGAATATGAAAAAAATTCGACCATTCAGAAAAAATAATATTTTTGGTAGAGTAAATGTCCCAATGCAAATTGAATTGAAAACCATCATATCTTTGTTCACCGTCATTCTTTGTTTGGGTTGCGAAACGGTATCTAAATTTTGGGATCCCGTTGGTTGTGAAGCATCCTATAAAGAAGAGAAATTGGATTTTGATTCCAATCAAGAGTTACGTTACTTTACGTCACGTAATCCACGAGTCTCCAATTTATTATTAAGTCCAAATCAAGAACTTTTGTTTAGTAAAGATCCATTGTATTTGAGTTACTCAATTAGCAATGGGGTCAAATCAATCTTAATTAATTTGAAAACAAAGGAGATTTACCCTCCAATAGAAGGTCGTTATCATATCATTTCTAATGGTATTTTTTATTCTGAAAATGTAAAAGAGAATACTCTCAGTATATTTCGAATTCCCTATCAGAAGATTTTGAAAATGCCAAATTCTTTTGAACCTTCACAAATTTATATCTCTGGAAAACTGATTAGAATTAAAGACAATAAGGGATTCGGCGTAATCAATTTGGAAGGGCATTCAATTGTTCTCAATCATTTCGATGAAATTCATTTAGGATTATATGAATCGGCACCTATCATTGCTGTGAAAGGGGAAGATAAATACATATATGATCGTGAAGGAAATTTACTCCTCATGATAAGACAAAATATGGCTAACGGCGATACCATACGAAACATCAGTAAAAATGGATTTTTATTGTACCAAAAGGATAGTAATTGGGGAGTTTTGGATCAGAATGCAAAAGTCATTGTATCACCGAAATATGAATCCATTTCCAATTTTTCAGATGGACTTGCGGCAGTTCAGTTGAATGATCAATGGGGATACATTGATGAATCAGGGAAGGTAGTGGTTCCCATAGAGTATGGCTATGTTTCACCAATTTACAAATCAATTGGACGAAGAAGAACTAAAGACACCAACGAATGCGTTCTGTTTGCAAGTGATGGAAAAGAAATCATCCGATACCCTAGCAATGAAAATCAAGCTTATGAAAATTGTTCGATTTTTAATACAAGAACATACATTCAGCTCCATACCAAAACTTTACGTTACTTTGTTAAGTTAGGGAAAGAAAAATGGGTCGAGGTCGATTCAGCAAAAGAAGTAGAGGATATCACTGGAGATTATATCATTTCAAAAGATGGAAAATACGGAATGATTTCTTTTGATGAACGATTTTTTGTTCCGATAGTGTATGATAAAATTCAATACAATCAAATTTCAAAACAATACGTTTTGTATCAGAATGGCAAATCGGCCTTGTATGATGTTGATGGCTTGGCCATCTCTTCCTTTCTCCCGGGCCATGTGTATTCGTGTGATGAAGGCATTTGTTTGGTTCAAAATCCAAAAACTGGCAAATTTGGATATTTTGAAAGTGGCGGAAAAGAAATCATTTCTATGACTTTGGATTATGCTGAAGGTATTTCGGAGGGACATGCCAAAATTTCCAGAGATGGAAAATGGGAATTGATAGACCGCCAAGGAAAACCTGTCTTAAGATTTCCCGACCATCAATTTGGCAGTTTGAGTGGAGGAATTTTCTGGCGTAAACAAGGCTCGTTCTATGGGTATCAAAATGAGAAGGGGGATTGGGTTGTAGAACCTATGTTAGATAGCTATGAGTCCATTTCGAATGGAATAACAATTGTAAGTCAAAATGGAAAATTCGGGTTATTGGGAAATAAAGGAAACTGGATCGTTCCTCCGACTTGGGATCATATTAAAAAAGATCATTTAAGAGAAAATGCCTATCTCTTTCGCTTAGGAGAAAGAAGTGGAATTGCAATGTTTACAAATTGCGATTAAACATGCATATGAAATTTTTCTGTCAAATTGATAAAACTCTCAGCCATTCGTTCATACTCCTATTCATTTTATTTTCGCAGCTCCATTGTTTGTTTATACCGATTCCCAAAGAAGGGGAGAAGATCAATACGACAATTGATTTCCATGTTGGCCAAAAAGTATATATCAATGTTCCTTTAGGTTTCATTCTTCGAGAATCACCAAAAGAAAACAGTCATGCAATTAAATACCTACAATTTGGAGTCCCTTTTTCCATAAAAAACATACTAACCAAAGAAGAAATATTTGAGGGAAAATATATAGGTTATTGGATGGAAGGAGAAAAAGGTGGTTGGATCTTTTCACACTTTGTTACTCAAAATCCAAACGAGTCAAATCTTAGAGCAACCTTCAATCGATTATTAAGCGAATTTGAGGAATACAAGAGTTATGATGAAACGTTGACAGGCAAAGAAAGTTTTAAACGAAAATCACTTTATGGTTTTTGGTCAAAGGTCTGTAAGCCAATTGAAAGTTCGGATAGTAGATGAGAATTTCGAACCTTGTTTAAAACAGATTTCAAAGGACTTAAAGGAGGGAATCGCCCTCTCCGCTGCCATCACATCCTGTGATGCCTTTCGCTCCGAGGCACGGCTTCGCCTGGTTTTGTTCGTCGCCTCCCATCCAGGCTACGGGACAGAAATGTTCGCTCCCTATGGGTCGTTCACATTTCTGATCACAAAACTGTTCGATTCCCGATTTGTTATTGTTAGTTGGAATTGATTTTGGAATTTTTGTTTGGTGCCTAAAGGAGGGAATCGCCCTCTCCGCTGCAATCACATCCTGTGATGCCTGCGCTCCGAGGCACGGTTTTGTTCGTCGCCTCCCATCCAGGTCGGCTTATCCAAAACATTGCTCCCTATGGGTCGCAAAGTTTTGGCTCACAAAACTGTTCGATTCCCGATTTGTTATTGTTAGTTGGAATTGATTTTGGAGTTTTTGTTTGGTGCCCCAGGAGGGAATCGAACCCCCACTGTCGGTTCCGAAGACCGATGTTCTATCCGTTGAACTACCAGGGCATGGTGACAGGATGTATTGTCAGGATAGGGGGACCCTGTCTTCGGGCAAATGATTTTTTGGAAAAGTAAAACTCATCTTAACGATGTATGAAAAGAGTAAAAAGGTCCAAATCACAAGAAGGAAACGTAAAAACAAAAATACATAATAAATCGGTTTTGGTTTTCCAGGGACGAGGAAAATGGTTAAGTCACTCACTTGGAACAATTGGGATCCTGGGATTTTTTTCCGGATCGCATCAAAGTTTTTACGAAACTCACCCAATCGTTCGGAAGGGTCCAGGTCAAAATCATTCGTATAACGCAGTGAACCCTCGTCCCCAAAAGCATAAAATCTCGTTTCCCATCCGACAAAATCGAAATGAATGGGGAAAGAACCAGGAGGGTTTCGTAGGAAAAAATAGATGGTTCCACCGTCATAAACAAAAGACGGGACTTGGCCTTCTAAACGGATTTTGTTTTTGCTAAATCCATCTTCATAAAAATCGGACCAATCCCCCCATTGGAAAATTGTCCCTCGATCATCTTTCCACAATAACCCACCCAAATTTCCAAATTGTTCCAAATCTTTCACCCATTCGGAATCAGTTTTCAATCCATTGGATATGTTTTCCTTTTGAATGGAATGGTGTCGAAGTGATGTTTTTAAACGGATGCGAAGGTTTCGAATCTCAGCTTGGTTTGTTTCGATGAGTCGCTTTCGGATTTCAATTTCTTCTTTTTGGAATGGATCAGAGAAAACGACTTCAGTTAAGGTAAATAAAAATTCGGTGAATGGATCTTCAGATTCCTTAGTCGTTTCTGCAGAAAGGAAGGATCCTGGGATCAAAAGAAAGACGAGGAACAGAAAAAAATAGATTCTCATCTCCATGAGTATCGGCAATTTTGGGACGAATGATGACCTGTCCTATCTGCCAAGCCCACAAAAATCCTTCGGAGATTCTTTTTGAAAATGAATTTTGGATCCTAAGAAAGGCAAACCAAAACCTGGATGGTTATCTATATTTAGAAATCAAAGGCCACATTGAATCTTGGAACCAATTGACGATGGAACAATTTGAAGCCTATGGCCGAGCCCTCCACAAAGGAACGGAACTCATTGAGTCGAGTCACCCTGAAAAAATTTATATGACTGCCATCGCGGAACGAGTACCACATCTGCATGTACATTTGATCCCTCGGTTCAAAGGACAAACGCCTGGCATAGAACACATCGCCCAAGCAACAGGACCAGGTTTTCCGAAGCCTATGTAAAAAATGGGTGGATGATTTTTAAAATCTCGCTACCATTTTGGTTTGTGATTTTAGAAAGACATCCAACAAATCAAAAACCTCGTTCTTCGATCAGTGATCTGGAAAGTTTACAAGAAAGATTTTTCCTTTTACAAAGAGAGAGTGCGTCACAGAAGATTGCGCATATTTTTGTTTTAGAAGGGTTTGCTTCTTCAGGAAAGGGTTCCATCTTACAATCCTTAACCATACGACTTGACCCAAGAAAGTTCAAAGTTTATTCACCTTACGTTGACCAATCGGAAGACAGGGGGTATCCATTTTTATGGAATTTTTGGAAGGTTTTACCTCGTTACGGTGAGTTTCTCTTTTATCTCAATACATATTACAGTCGTTTGGCGTATCTTCGCTCTCAGAAAAAAATAAGCATGAGCGAGTATGACCACCGATTGTTGTCGATATTAAATACGGAACGTATCCTTTCGAAAGATAAAATCATTGTTCATAAATTTTTCTTTCACCTATCAAAAAAAGAACAAAAGAAACGTTTAGAGGAAGCTAAAAAAAAGAAAAAAGATTGGGAACTTTCCCCTTACGACAAAGACCAGGGAGAACATTACAAACGTTACTTTGAAATCTTTGATTCCATATTAAGTTCTTCTCGAACCATCGATTCTCCTTGGATCGTCATCGCAAGTGACAAAAAGGAAGATTCGCGACTTCTCGTTTTCGAAGCCATCCTGGAACGTCTCGAAGAGACCTTACATTACGATTCCAAAACCAATTTACAAAAAATCAACCACGGAATGGAACTCATCCCATGAAACCGAATGTCTTAAGAACTAGAATCTCAAACTTAAACCAATTGGATCTACACCAATCGCTTTCAAGCGAAGAATATCAAATCCAAATGAAAGAATTAAAAAACAAAATCCGTGAATTAACTTTTTTGGCAAAAGCCAAAAATAAACCTGTATTGTTTGTCTTTGAAGGATGGGATGCGGCAGGTAAGGGGGGAGCCATTCGTCGACTCACCTCAGAAATTGACCCACGTTTATTTGAAGTGCACAATATCTCCGCTCCTAATGAAGAAGAAATCAAACACCATTACCTTTGGAGATTTTGGAACCGAATTCCAAAAAAAGGTCATATTGGAATCTTTGATCGATCATACTACGGACGCGTGTTAGTGGAACGAGTGGAAGGATTTGCAACGGAATCAGAATGGGTTCGTGCCTATGAAGAGATTTTTTTATTTGAAGAACAACTCCAAAGTTTTGGAACCATCATTCTTAAGTTTTGGTTGCATATCAGTTCAGAGGAACAACTCTCCCGATTTGAAATGAGAAAAAACGATCCACTGAAACGTTGGAAACTCACCGAAGAAGACTGGCGTAACCGTGACAAATGGCATTTGTATGAGGAGGCAGCAAATGAAATGTTCCAAAAAACTGACTCACCGAAAGCCCCATGGGTTTTGGTGCCTGCCAATGACAAATACCATGCACGGGTAACTGTATTAGAAGCCGTTGTACAAAAGTTAAAAGAAGAATTGGGATAAAGTTTTCATTGTGAATGAAAGGTTCGTTTTCTCATAAATCGCATTCGATTCACTGATAAAAATTGATCAATCTAAATTTGCATTTACTTCATTGCCCCTTTTTTATGGGACCGGGCTACTTTGGGGTTTGCTTCGCTTCCGTCTGACATCAGTCAGACCAAGCCCGCCGTATCCCTCTCGCATTTCCTATTTCGAGTAATAAAGGCTTTCCGTTGTGGCTTTCGACTCACTTTCATCTTTTGATTTTCTTTCAATTTTCATAATAGTTAACTTGACAATAGTTTCCAAGGAAACTAAATTAAAGTTATGGCGAAACAAAAAACATCCGAACCAAGCCAATTAAAATCTCACCTTGGTTATCATTTGCGAGTTGTTTCCAATGCCGTTTCCCATTCCTTTGCAAAAAAACTAACCAATTGGGATGTGACAGTCGCAGAATGGGTCATCTTACGTGAGATGTATTCATACAAGGAAAATTCATCTCCGAGCATTGTTGCGGAGTTTACGGGTCTGAGTCGTGGTGCCGTTTCGAAGCTCATCGAACGATTGTTGCAAAAAGGCCTTGTGAGTCGAGAGGAAGCGGCAATTGACCGCCGATACCAAGAAATCAAACTCACAAAAGAAGGAAGGAAACTTGTCCCAAAGCTTTCCGAGATTGCCGACGAAAACGACATTTCCTATTTTTCTGTACTTTCACAAAAAGAAAGGGAAGAGCTTCGCAAGATTCTTTCCAAACTAACAACAGCACACAAGCTCAATTTAACCCCAATCGAATGAGGAATCAAGTATGGCAAACCTAACAACAAAATTAATAGAAGCTCAAAAATTGGCGATGTCGCTACGTCCGAAGGTAGGTGGATTTCTAGTCCTTGCAGAAGTTTTGAGATTAGCGGGTGTTACGAGGAATCGTTGGTCCTTACCTTCTTGCCAGTCGGTTTACCATATGAAGGAAGGATCTGTGGTCCAACAAGGGAACCCAATTGTGATGGGAATCCATGAGATCCCAAAATTTGATTCTGAAGGTTTGATCAGAGCACTCCGCACAGACCAAGAAGGCAAAAGTTCATTTCCTGAATTCCTCAAATCAGCATGGGAGGCAGGTGTGATCGGTTACGATGTTGATTTCGAGAGTCGTAAGGTTGTTTACTATGGAGTGAATGATGAAAGTTATATGGAAGAATACCCTGCCGTGAATCTAGAAGTTTGATCATTTATATGGTTTTTGTTTGATCTGAAATGTATAGGTCCGATCACTCGATTGGAGGACTACTTGTGCATAAAATCCTAAGTCAAGGGACCGAAACTTGGAGCGAAAGATAGAGGCTTCTTCATCAAAAATTTCTTTTCGACAATCGGGTATGAGGGCTTTCCATTTTTCTTTCGAAATCGAATGGTATAAAAATCCGTTGGCTTCGGAAGGGATGGTTCTTTCTTCCCAAACAATCGGTTCTGAATAACATAAAATTCCATTCCTCGTTTTGATCCGAAACTCTGATTTCCATTCGGGACTTGGTACTTTGAGATTGGTTTTCGTTTGGTTTTCGATGAATAAAAAGTAACCTTGGTAAGTGGGATCTTCTTCTCTCGAAACACTCAAATAGGTCGGATAACCATCAACAATCTGTTTGTCGGATTGAGTTGGATTTTGAAAATTTCCTGGATTTAACGCCTTAAAGCCAATATAAAAAATAAGGATCACCAAAACCAAATCAATGAAGAGGACAATTTGGCGCCACCTTGTCCTTTTATGTTTGTCACCAATTTGTTTTAAATAGTCCCGGAATTCTTCGGGGGATCGTGAATGGTAACCTTTTCCCATTAGAGTAACTCCACTAAGGATTTTAAGATTTGGTGAGCAGACGGATAGGGTTCTTCTAGGTCTTTCGAATGGTCGAGAAAGGAAAGAGAAAGTTGCACCGCTTCTGGAATAGAAAGGTCCAAATCCAAACTCAAATAGCGCGCGAGGATTCCAGAAAGTAAATCACCCGTTCCCATCGTAGCAAGTTTTGGATTGGGAGACTCCCAAACATAAGAAGATCCATCGGGACAAACAAGTAAACTCACAAAAGATTTGAGGAGTACATACACTTGGTTTTCTTTCGTGAAGGGTAAGAGTGTGTCATATGCTTCTTGGACAGAGTGATGGGTTTTTCCTGTCATACGGTTCAATTCACCGACATGGGGTGTGAGGAGGATTTTATCACCGATGGGAAGTTTTGTACCTGGGTTCGGAATGGCTCCTGCATCTAAGATACAAGCCAATCCCTCTCTAAGTTTCCATCCATCCAATCCCTTCGGAAATTCGGAAAGGCCTGGCCCAACAACCAAGGTTTTGATTTTGGAAAAAAACGGATCTTCTTCCATGGTTTGGAAATCCGAAACCATGGCCATCTTGGATAAATCTTCTTTTAATACATATTGGCTAATTTTTGCAGAAGGGGAGAAAATTTTACTAATACCTCCACCTAACCGAGAGAAGGCAGTTTCTGATAGTAAAATTGCTCCTTCCATTCCTTCTTTCCCACCATAAAACAAAGCAGATCCTGCACTGTATTTATGGTCTTTGTTCTTTCGTTTGAGAACTTGAATCGCCCTTTCCGGATCTTTTTCTAAATAATACCGATTTGAAAAATTAGCATTTGTAAGGTGAGTGCGAATGGGAAATCCAATGGATTCGTAGTATCTGGGTATGAGATTGTCTTTTTCATAAATGTATCCCACATTCTCCCACTTCCTTGTACCTAACTCTTCAATGGAATCAGCAAAAACAAATGGTTGGTTTTCCGTATCGGAACTTCCCAGTCCATAAGGATTCCAGCCACTTGGCGTATCCAGAGAAAGCCGATAAAAAAAGACTTCGGATTCATTGATGGTAAAAATGGCTTCGGTTATTTCTTTTGAGACTTTGTTTTGGAATCCTGTGCCAAGGATGGCATCGACAAGTAAAACAGAATCCACATCTTCTGATTCTGTGGCGGTTTGGAAATCGTTTAAGTTGCCAATCGTTTCTGTTTTTCCAATTGATGACTGAACAAGAGATTCGTAAAATTTTCCAGCATCATTTTTGTTTGGCGAAGTTTGAAATACTCGGACTGGGTATCCTTCTTGGAAAAGTATATGAGCGAGAGCATACCCATCACCACCGTTTCCGCCACTCCCACAAACAATCCAAATGGATTCTGCCGTTTTCCATAAATCTTCATTGGCGTGAAACACAGATAAGGCGGCCATTCCCATTAAACTTTGTTCACTAAATCCAAGTTCTGTATGGGCCAAAGAATCCATGGATTTGGATTCTTGATTCGTAAAAAGGGGGATGAGTTTCATCTAAATCCAACGATACACTTCAAGTGCACCAGAGCGAATTCTCACAGAATAAATGGTATCAAAGGCATCCGTATACGTTTCCCTCCACTGCCCACGTGGGCTGGAAAAGGGAATCCTTTTGTTATTGATGTGGTTTCCTTCTTTGTCATGGACTTGCAGACGGACTGAATTCCCTCCATCTTCTGTTTCCCAAATATAAAATTCTCCATTGTTGCGAATGGAAAATAAAATCTCCGAAGGGTCTTGGATTTCTTTTAATAATTCTACTTCTTTGGAATCAAAATGGAAACGATAAATCCTTCGGAACTTAAACCGTTTGTCTTTTTTGGAATCATAACTAAACGATCCCAGAACATAATCCCCTTCTGGATGGGGGAGGAGTTTGTCTAAGGTGATGTCATACTCTTTGGCGTCAGAACTAGAAAAGACATCAAGGGCGGATTCTTTTAGATTCCCTTTGAGTTCCCCTTCCTCAAAATAAGAGAGTCGCATTTCTTCTGCAATGCGGTGATAAACAAATAATTTGTCACCCTCACCAGGTAAGATGTACTCAATGTAACGGAATGGTTCGGAGTTTTTTCCAGAAGCTCCTAACATAAATTTCACGACCCCTTTTTGTGTGATTTGCACAAGAAAGGAAGGTAATACGGTTGTCCCTTGGGTCGAAAAGGCGCCACTATAGGTTTTGTATAAGTTCTCTTGCCCGGCAGGGAGTTCCATCCCTTTGGAAGAAATTCGGTTTTGGACCACAAGATCTCCATCTTCATTCATTGCCACAATCCCAATCCCACCAAAGCGGAATGGGTAGTGGGGGATGCCTGCAACTGATTTGAAGTCTGGGTTTCCAATCGTTGCATCTAATCTTCCATTCCGGTCAAACAATTTGATGACTGCTTGTTTATTGTCAGGAAGTGCTGAGATATTGGAGGAAGTAGGGATGGTTAAGGGAACATTGGTCAAGACCTGGTTCACCACCACTCCTTCAAAGGTTTCATTGGTGGCCCCAAGGGGGATGCGAAAGAGGATTTCTTCTTTGAGGTTTTCCACTCGGAAACGGAGGCAAGAAATGGAAACAAAGAGAAGGAGGCTGAAGTACAGGGTTCTCATGGTGCAACATCCATTCCCTAATTTTTTATTTACAGGACAACTCGCTTTTCCTAGCCTGTCAGGAGACGTGCTAAATTTTAGCATGAGCTTTGGTCTCTTATACAGATTCCGATTGGAATCTTTGGATATGGTTTGGTATATACCGAGGAAAACATCAGAGAACTGATTTTACGAGTTCTCGCTCCACCTCTAGCGCTTTTTTCGCTCCAAGTACAGAATCGGAAAAACCACGCCCTCATTGAGATAGAACTGGATCATCTCACAGACAAAACTGGCTCTGCTAGTTTGGAAGACTGTGAGACTGTATCTAGGAGACTCAAAGAGGAGCTGGACCAATGGGGAGAGGAATTTGATTTCACTCTCCAAGTCTCCTCCGCGGGAGCAGAACGTGTTTTACGTTTGCCGGAGGATTTAATTCGTTTCCAAGGACTTTTGGTAAAACTAGAAGTGCCGCTGGAATCAGGGAAATGGGACAAACGATTGTATCGTTTGGGACCGGTTTCGGGGGATTCCGTTGAGCTTACGCTTTACGATCGTAAAACTCGACACAAAAAGAACCAAAAATCGGTATCTATGCCCATCGCAGAAATACGAAAGGGAAATTTGTATTTAGAAATTTAAGACTATGGCGACAAAACAAGCAACGAAAGAAACTGGGCTATTCGAAGCCATCCAACAATTCTGTCAGGACAAATCCCTTGACAGAGAACTCGTACTCGGTGTCATCCGCGACTCACTCCTTGCTGCCTATCGCAAAAAAGTTGGTTTGGAAGCTGAGACCGATGACCGCTGCCAGGTTGAATTTGGCTCCGATAATAAAAACGAAATCATCATCTCTGTGTTACGCGACGTCGTAGCCGAAAAAACAATCAACCCTCTGGAAGTGTCTTTAGAAGATGCACAGAAAATCGATCCAAAGATCGAAGTGGGTAGCCAAATCAGAGTGTTTGAAAAACCACAAGATTTGTCTCGGGTTCTTTCGAGCCAAGCCAAACAAATGGTCTTCCAACGTTTGCGAGACATGGAAAAAGAATTACTCTACCAAGAATACAAATCCAAAGAAGGAGAACTCACACACGGGTACTTCCAACGATGGAAAAAGGACATCATGTCCATTGACCTTGGAAAAGTAGAAGGCATCATGCTGAAAAAAGACCAAAACCCTGGTGAAAAATACCGCCAAGGTGACCGTCTGAAGGCCATTATCTCTCGAGTGGAACTAAGGCCCCGAGAACCAATGCCTGTCATCACACTTTCCCGTGCTTCTGGCGACTTTGTCAAAAAACTCTTCGAGATGGAAATTCCTGAAGTGTATGATGGCATTGTTGAAATCAGAGATGTTGCACGTATCCCGTCTTACA of the Leptospira biflexa serovar Patoc strain 'Patoc 1 (Paris)' genome contains:
- a CDS encoding WG repeat-containing protein produces the protein MKKIRPFRKNNIFGRVNVPMQIELKTIISLFTVILCLGCETVSKFWDPVGCEASYKEEKLDFDSNQELRYFTSRNPRVSNLLLSPNQELLFSKDPLYLSYSISNGVKSILINLKTKEIYPPIEGRYHIISNGIFYSENVKENTLSIFRIPYQKILKMPNSFEPSQIYISGKLIRIKDNKGFGVINLEGHSIVLNHFDEIHLGLYESAPIIAVKGEDKYIYDREGNLLLMIRQNMANGDTIRNISKNGFLLYQKDSNWGVLDQNAKVIVSPKYESISNFSDGLAAVQLNDQWGYIDESGKVVVPIEYGYVSPIYKSIGRRRTKDTNECVLFASDGKEIIRYPSNENQAYENCSIFNTRTYIQLHTKTLRYFVKLGKEKWVEVDSAKEVEDITGDYIISKDGKYGMISFDERFFVPIVYDKIQYNQISKQYVLYQNGKSALYDVDGLAISSFLPGHVYSCDEGICLVQNPKTGKFGYFESGGKEIISMTLDYAEGISEGHAKISRDGKWELIDRQGKPVLRFPDHQFGSLSGGIFWRKQGSFYGYQNEKGDWVVEPMLDSYESISNGITIVSQNGKFGLLGNKGNWIVPPTWDHIKKDHLRENAYLFRLGERSGIAMFTNCD
- a CDS encoding HIT family protein — its product is MTCPICQAHKNPSEILFENEFWILRKANQNLDGYLYLEIKGHIESWNQLTMEQFEAYGRALHKGTELIESSHPEKIYMTAIAERVPHLHVHLIPRFKGQTPGIEHIAQATGPGFPKPM
- a CDS encoding polyphosphate kinase yields the protein MIFKISLPFWFVILERHPTNQKPRSSISDLESLQERFFLLQRESASQKIAHIFVLEGFASSGKGSILQSLTIRLDPRKFKVYSPYVDQSEDRGYPFLWNFWKVLPRYGEFLFYLNTYYSRLAYLRSQKKISMSEYDHRLLSILNTERILSKDKIIVHKFFFHLSKKEQKKRLEEAKKKKKDWELSPYDKDQGEHYKRYFEIFDSILSSSRTIDSPWIVIASDKKEDSRLLVFEAILERLEETLHYDSKTNLQKINHGMELIP
- a CDS encoding UDP-galactose-lipid carrier transferase, producing the protein MKPNVLRTRISNLNQLDLHQSLSSEEYQIQMKELKNKIRELTFLAKAKNKPVLFVFEGWDAAGKGGAIRRLTSEIDPRLFEVHNISAPNEEEIKHHYLWRFWNRIPKKGHIGIFDRSYYGRVLVERVEGFATESEWVRAYEEIFLFEEQLQSFGTIILKFWLHISSEEQLSRFEMRKNDPLKRWKLTEEDWRNRDKWHLYEEAANEMFQKTDSPKAPWVLVPANDKYHARVTVLEAVVQKLKEELG
- a CDS encoding MarR family winged helix-turn-helix transcriptional regulator, with product MAKQKTSEPSQLKSHLGYHLRVVSNAVSHSFAKKLTNWDVTVAEWVILREMYSYKENSSPSIVAEFTGLSRGAVSKLIERLLQKGLVSREEAAIDRRYQEIKLTKEGRKLVPKLSEIADENDISYFSVLSQKEREELRKILSKLTTAHKLNLTPIE
- a CDS encoding DUF1398 domain-containing protein, with product MANLTTKLIEAQKLAMSLRPKVGGFLVLAEVLRLAGVTRNRWSLPSCQSVYHMKEGSVVQQGNPIVMGIHEIPKFDSEGLIRALRTDQEGKSSFPEFLKSAWEAGVIGYDVDFESRKVVYYGVNDESYMEEYPAVNLEV
- a CDS encoding NAD(P)H-hydrate epimerase — protein: MKLIPLFTNQESKSMDSLAHTELGFSEQSLMGMAALSVFHANEDLWKTAESIWIVCGSGGNGGDGYALAHILFQEGYPVRVFQTSPNKNDAGKFYESLVQSSIGKTETIGNLNDFQTATESEDVDSVLLVDAILGTGFQNKVSKEITEAIFTINESEVFFYRLSLDTPSGWNPYGLGSSDTENQPFVFADSIEELGTRKWENVGYIYEKDNLIPRYYESIGFPIRTHLTNANFSNRYYLEKDPERAIQVLKRKNKDHKYSAGSALFYGGKEGMEGAILLSETAFSRLGGGISKIFSPSAKISQYVLKEDLSKMAMVSDFQTMEEDPFFSKIKTLVVGPGLSEFPKGLDGWKLREGLACILDAGAIPNPGTKLPIGDKILLTPHVGELNRMTGKTHHSVQEAYDTLLPFTKENQVYVLLKSFVSLLVCPDGSSYVWESPNPKLATMGTGDLLSGILARYLSLDLDLSIPEAVQLSLSFLDHSKDLEEPYPSAHQILKSLVELL
- a CDS encoding LIC_12708 family protein, whose translation is MRTLYFSLLLFVSISCLRFRVENLKEEILFRIPLGATNETFEGVVVNQVLTNVPLTIPTSSNISALPDNKQAVIKLFDRNGRLDATIGNPDFKSVAGIPHYPFRFGGIGIVAMNEDGDLVVQNRISSKGMELPAGQENLYKTYSGAFSTQGTTVLPSFLVQITQKGVVKFMLGASGKNSEPFRYIEYILPGEGDKLFVYHRIAEEMRLSYFEEGELKGNLKESALDVFSSSDAKEYDITLDKLLPHPEGDYVLGSFSYDSKKDKRFKFRRIYRFHFDSKEVELLKEIQDPSEILFSIRNNGEFYIWETEDGGNSVRLQVHDKEGNHINNKRIPFSSPRGQWRETYTDAFDTIYSVRIRSGALEVYRWI
- the rimP gene encoding ribosome maturation factor RimP produces the protein MVYTEENIRELILRVLAPPLALFSLQVQNRKNHALIEIELDHLTDKTGSASLEDCETVSRRLKEELDQWGEEFDFTLQVSSAGAERVLRLPEDLIRFQGLLVKLEVPLESGKWDKRLYRLGPVSGDSVELTLYDRKTRHKKNQKSVSMPIAEIRKGNLYLEI